AAAAAAGAAATTAATTCGATTATTCGACCAATAATCTTGCAGTTTCTGGTGAGTATCTCCATTTAGCAGGCAATACTTTGGTGCCTCGGTAGTACTTTACCAATCTTCTGATTTTTGATTCGATTAATTTTAAACCAACTGTTGAGTGTGTGTCTCTGGGGTTGTTTTCCAAGTGGTTTCTCAAGTTGATTGCTTTTTTCATTAAGTTGAAGAGATCTTCTGGAACTTCTGCGTAAAAACCAGCTTCTTTCATGAT
This Methanococcus maripaludis C5 DNA region includes the following protein-coding sequences:
- a CDS encoding 30S ribosomal protein S15, translated to MARLHSGKRGSSGSTRPLRTEVPEWVSMSAEEIEAKIVEMAKDGKQSAIIGNILRDMYGVPNVKLITGKSVSSIMKEAGFYAEVPEDLFNLMKKAINLRNHLENNPRDTHSTVGLKLIESKIRRLVKYYRGTKVLPAKWRYSPETARLLVE